A region from the Papio anubis isolate 15944 chromosome 6, Panubis1.0, whole genome shotgun sequence genome encodes:
- the LOC101008714 gene encoding olfactory receptor 10C1, producing MNANTSMVTEFLLVGFSHLADLQGLLFSVFLTIYLLTVAGNFLIVALVSTDAALQSPMYFFLRVLSTLEIGYTSVMVPLLLHHLLTGQCHISRSGCALQMFFFLFFGATECCLLAAMAYDRYAAICESLRYPLLLSHRMCLQLTGSAWACGVLVGLGHTSFIFSLPFCGPNAIPHFFCEIQPVLQLVCGDTSLNELQIILAAALLILCPFGLILGSYGRILVTIFRIPSAVGRRKAFSTCFSHLIVVSLFYGTALFIYIRPKASYDPVTDPLVSLFYAVVTPILNSIIYSLRNTEVKAALKRTMQKMVPMDI from the coding sequence ATGAACGCAAACACCTCCATGGTGACTGAATTTCTTCTAGTAGGCTTCTCCCACCTGGCCGACCTCCAGGGCTTgctcttctctgtctttctcactaTCTACCTGCTGACCGTGGCAGGCAATTTCCTCATTGTGGCGCTGGTCTCCACCGATGCTGCCCTCCAGTCCCCTATGTACTTCTTTCTGCGCGTCCTCTCGACCTTGGAGATTGGCTATACATCTGTCATGGTCCCCCTGCTGCTTCACCACCTCCTCACTGGCCAGTGCCACATCTCTCGCTCTGGATGTGCTCTCCAGatgttcttcttcctcttctttggcGCCACAGAGTGCTGCCTCCTGGCAGCCATGGCCTATGACCGCTATGCAGCCATCTGTGAATCCCTCCGCTACCCACTGCTGCTGAGCCACCGGATGTGTCTACAGCTAACTGGGTCTGCGTGGGCCTGTGGGGTGCTGGTGGGGTTGGGCCACACCTCTTTCATCTTCTCCTTGCCCTTCTGTGGTCCCAATGCCATCCCGCACTTCTTCTGTGAGATCCAGCCTGTCCTGCAGCTGGTGTGTGGGGACACCTCGCTTAATGAACTGCAGATTATCCTGGCCGCAGCCCTCCTCATCCTCTGCCCCTTTGGCCTCATCCTGGGCTCCTACGGGCGTATCCTGGTTACCATCTTCCGGATCCCATCTGCTGTCGGCCGCCGCAAGGCCTTCTCCACCTGCTTCTCCCACCTGATCGTGGTCTCCCTCTTCTATGGCACCGCCCTCTTTATCTATATTCGCCCTAAGGCCAGTTACGATCCGGTCACTGACCCTCTGGTGTCCCTCTTCTATGCTGTGGTCACCCCCATCCTCAACTCCATTATCTACAGCCTGCGGAACACAGAGGTCAAAGCTGCCCTAAAGAGAACCATGCAGAAAATGGTGCCTATGGACATTTGA